One Bacillota bacterium DNA segment encodes these proteins:
- a CDS encoding response regulator transcription factor, which produces MPGEEVAAAPRVLVVEDERKLAAMVAGFLEGQGFACEIAPDGPSALERFGGERPEPDFVVLDLMLPGLDGLEVCRRIRARSAVPILILTARGEEADRLLGLELGADDYMVKPFSVRELAARIRAILRRSGGRQGAEPEEAVVELGPLRVYPERYRASVEERELELTRTEFRILAVLAERPGRVWTRLQLLDAAFGEEYAGYERSVDTHIFNLRRKLQAAGGDPRWIATVHGVGYRLDLPAGPASPAAPAEGRR; this is translated from the coding sequence ATGCCGGGCGAGGAGGTCGCCGCGGCACCGCGCGTGCTGGTGGTCGAAGACGAGCGGAAGCTGGCCGCCATGGTGGCCGGCTTCCTCGAGGGGCAGGGCTTTGCCTGCGAGATCGCCCCGGACGGCCCGTCGGCGCTGGAGCGCTTCGGCGGCGAGCGGCCGGAGCCGGACTTCGTGGTGCTGGACCTGATGCTCCCCGGCCTGGACGGGCTGGAGGTCTGCCGGCGGATCCGCGCGCGCTCCGCGGTGCCCATCCTCATCCTGACGGCGCGCGGCGAGGAGGCGGACCGCCTGCTGGGCCTGGAGCTGGGCGCCGACGACTACATGGTCAAGCCCTTCAGCGTGCGCGAGCTGGCGGCGCGGATCCGCGCCATCCTCCGGCGCAGCGGCGGCCGCCAGGGCGCCGAGCCGGAGGAGGCGGTGGTGGAGCTGGGCCCGCTGCGCGTCTACCCGGAGCGGTACCGGGCCAGCGTGGAGGAGCGCGAGCTGGAGCTCACGCGCACCGAGTTCCGCATCCTGGCCGTGCTGGCGGAGCGGCCGGGCCGCGTCTGGACGCGGCTGCAGCTCCTGGACGCAGCCTTCGGCGAGGAGTACGCCGGCTACGAGCGGTCGGTGGACACCCACATCTTCAACCTGCGCCGCAAGCTCCAGGCGGCGGGGGGCGATCCGCGCTGGATCGCCACCGTCCACGGCGTGGGCTACCGCCTCGACCTGCCGGCGGGCCCCGCCTCGCCGGCGGCGCCGGCGGAGGGACGGCGCTGA